The following coding sequences are from one Candidatus Stygibacter australis window:
- a CDS encoding metallophosphoesterase family protein, with product MTKVIVISDSHGNQKLLRQALENENDAQIIFHLGDFYNDLEDNFDLTEGKEIFRVPGIFNNGYFSGKLAATCVIEVNGWKIGGVHAPQDIPKLPRKLDVILYGHTHSFKVEKQLNCIYINPGHIKNKIDRGNIATYAILEILDEKIKIKIKQINCNLKEVYSFTK from the coding sequence ATGACAAAAGTAATTGTAATTTCTGATTCCCATGGCAATCAGAAACTTCTCAGGCAGGCTCTGGAAAATGAGAACGATGCTCAGATAATATTTCATTTAGGTGATTTCTATAATGATCTTGAGGATAATTTTGATCTTACTGAAGGTAAAGAGATTTTCAGAGTACCTGGAATATTTAATAATGGTTATTTTTCTGGTAAACTTGCTGCCACCTGTGTAATTGAGGTTAATGGCTGGAAAATTGGGGGAGTTCATGCACCTCAGGATATTCCAAAATTACCGAGAAAACTTGATGTGATACTTTATGGTCATACTCATTCTTTTAAAGTTGAAAAACAATTAAATTGCATTTATATTAATCCAGGTCATATTAAGAACAAGATTGATCGGGGAAATATTGCTACTTATGCAATTCTTGAAATATTAGATGAAAAAATAAAAATAAAAATAAAACAAATCAATTGTAACCTTAAAGAGGTGTACTCGTTTACTAAATAA
- a CDS encoding MoxR family ATPase yields the protein MTIEEINQRVIEKSPVIDNISAEVGKVIVGQQYMVSRILVGLLANGHILLEGVPGLAKTLTVSTVAGTINASFHRLQFTPDLLPADLVGTLIYNQKTSEFVPKKGPVFANFILADEINRAPAKVQSALLESMQERQVSIGDTTYPLPTPFLVMATQNPLEQEGTYPLPEAQIDRFMLKLMVGYPSRDEEKIILDRMVNDEKIEVSQVVSPQEIIELRQLVKDIYMEDKIKEYILDLVFATRQPDKFTNIKDMKFLIECGASPRATIYLAQAAKAHAFLEHRGYVIPDDIKAIGKDILRHRVILTYEAEAEQITQEDIVNRLFDEIEVP from the coding sequence ATGACAATTGAAGAGATAAATCAGAGAGTAATTGAGAAAAGTCCCGTGATTGATAATATTTCAGCAGAAGTAGGCAAAGTTATTGTTGGACAGCAATATATGGTCAGTCGAATATTAGTGGGATTACTTGCTAATGGGCACATTCTTCTGGAAGGTGTTCCGGGACTGGCAAAAACTTTAACCGTAAGCACTGTAGCTGGGACAATAAATGCCTCTTTCCACCGTCTCCAATTTACTCCAGACCTTCTACCGGCAGACCTCGTGGGAACTCTTATCTATAATCAAAAAACCTCTGAGTTTGTACCTAAAAAAGGTCCCGTATTTGCCAATTTTATACTTGCTGATGAAATCAACCGTGCACCCGCAAAGGTGCAATCCGCACTTCTGGAATCCATGCAGGAACGCCAGGTATCTATAGGTGATACAACCTATCCCCTGCCAACACCTTTCCTGGTAATGGCTACCCAGAATCCCCTGGAGCAGGAAGGTACATATCCACTCCCTGAAGCCCAGATAGATCGTTTCATGCTGAAGCTTATGGTTGGCTATCCATCCCGAGATGAAGAAAAGATCATCCTCGATAGGATGGTAAATGACGAGAAGATTGAAGTATCTCAGGTCGTTTCTCCTCAGGAGATTATTGAATTGCGTCAGCTTGTTAAAGATATTTATATGGAAGACAAGATAAAAGAATATATTTTAGATCTTGTTTTCGCCACTCGTCAGCCTGATAAATTCACTAATATCAAAGATATGAAATTCCTCATTGAATGTGGAGCTTCCCCAAGAGCCACAATCTATCTTGCCCAAGCAGCAAAAGCCCATGCTTTTCTTGAACACAGAGGATATGTGATCCCTGATGATATTAAGGCAATTGGTAAAGATATTCTGCGTCATCGTGTAATTCTTACCTATGAAGCTGAAGCAGAACAGATTACACAGGAAGATATAGTTAACAGGCTATTTGATGAAATAGAGGTGCCATAA